The region GATCTTGCGCTGAACCACGGCCAGGTGTCCCCACATGGCTTTTTCCGCACTGTCCGGGTCCCGCCGCGCAATGGCGCTGGCTATTTGTTCGTGCTCCGCGTCGCGCGCCGCGACACGTTCGGGCGTCGTCTGACTGTCGCTGTCGGCGAAGCGGAGACGGCTGTCGTTCTGTACCTGATGCAGCAGAACGTGCAGTTCGCTGGCCAGGCTGTTCCGTGACCCGGCTGCAATTGCCCGGTGGAAGAGCTGGTCGGCCTCGCTCGGGTTCATGCCCGCAGGTGATTTGGCCGCACTCACGATCCGCTCGATCTCCGCCGGAGACGCGCGCAGAGCCGCTAGCCGCGCCAAAGCCGGTTCCAGAAGCATGCGCATTTCCATGACTTCCAGCGGGTTCGTCGACTGGGCGATGCGTCCGCTCTGTACCGTGCCGTTCGGTGAATTGGCACGGCGTCCGGTCTTGGCAGGTTCGACCTCGCCCAATTCCCGCAATACCTGCAAGGCCTTGCGTAAGGTATGCCGCTTAACGTCGAGCTTTTCGGCCAGCACTCGCTCTGGTGGAAGTTCTCCTTCGCTGCGCTGGATGTCCCTAAGACTCTCGATCAGGTTCCCAAGTTTCTTCGGGACTGCATTGGGGAAAGCAGGGGTATCATGGTCCGGTGTCGAATTTTTCTTATCCATGCTCAAATTGGTCAAGCGTTTCCTCCCGTGGAAATTTTTCTTTTAAAGAATCGGTGTTTCCTTCTGTATAAATCATAAAAACTTTGCACAGTGATAGTGGATAAAAAGAATAGTCTATTTGCTGATCAAACGGTTGCGATTTGGTTGTTAAAGACATCCGATCTCCAGTTTGAACTTGGTTGCAAAAATAACGAATTTATCCTGAGTCGGGAACTTTTTGAGCAACTGGTCCTGAAAAACCAACCAAAATTATCGCTTCTGTCATTTTGGTTATCCAGCTTTGGCGATGATCTCCATGGCGGCGGTGACTCCTGCGCCGACGTCGTAGGACTTGCCTGTCAACTCCGACAGCGCGCCACCGAGTGCGGTCAGGGCCACAATTGCATAAAGAGGTTCCGCCGTCGGGCCCATGTGGCC is a window of Labrenzia sp. CE80 DNA encoding:
- a CDS encoding FCD domain-containing protein, which gives rise to MTNLSMDKKNSTPDHDTPAFPNAVPKKLGNLIESLRDIQRSEGELPPERVLAEKLDVKRHTLRKALQVLRELGEVEPAKTGRRANSPNGTVQSGRIAQSTNPLEVMEMRMLLEPALARLAALRASPAEIERIVSAAKSPAGMNPSEADQLFHRAIAAGSRNSLASELHVLLHQVQNDSRLRFADSDSQTTPERVAARDAEHEQIASAIARRDPDSAEKAMWGHLAVVQRKIMSRLGVGSVDAA